From the Streptomyces sp. Sge12 genome, the window CCGGGCGGTCGCCGGCGGCCGTACCGGACGGGGAGCCGGCGCAGGCCGTGGCGAGCGGGGAGAGCAGGGCGGCGAGCAGTACGGCGGCCACCGCGCGGGGTCCGGGCATGGTGAACGGTCCTTTCCTGGACAGGGGTGTGGTCGTGGGTGCGGTCGTGGGACGGGACGGTGGGGCGTGGTGCTGGGCGCGGTGGTGGGCGCGGTGGTGGGCAGCGGTTCATTCGGAGCCGAGGTGGCGGGCGATCAGGGACCGCAGGTCGGGATCGGGTGCTCCGGCGGGCACCGCGTGGTCGGCGAGCACCCGCCCGGGACTCCCGCCGAGGACGATCACGCGCCCGGCCAGCGCCAGTGCCTCGTCGATGTCGTGCGTGACGAACAGGACGGTGGTGCCGCGGCGCTGCCACAGCTCCCGCAGCAGGCTCTGCATCCGGGTCCGGGTCAGCGCGTCCAGTGCCCCGAACGGCTCGTCCATCAACAGCACTTCGGGTTCGGCGGCCAGCGCCCGGGCCAGCGCCACCCGCTGCTGCATCCCGCCCGACAGCTGGGCCGGATACTTCTGCGCGCCGTCCGCGAGCCCCACCTCGGCCAGCGCCGCGAGGGCGCGCCTGCGGCGCTCCGCACGCGGCAGACCGAGCCGCTTGAGGGCGAACTCGACGTTGCCGCGGGCCGTGCGCCACGGGAACAGCGCGTAGTGCTGGAAGACCACGCCCCGCTCGGGGCCCGGCCCGCGCACCGGCTCGGACCCCGCCGTCACCCGCCCCGCGGTGGGCCGGACGAATCCCGCCACCAGGTTGAGGACCGTGGACTTGCCGCACCCGCTGGGCCCGAGCAGCGCCGTGAAGGAGCCCGCCGGGAACTCCAGGTCGGTGCGCTCCAGGACCGGGGCGGCGCTCCCGTACCCCGCGGACAGCCCCTCCAGCCGTACTTCGAGGCTCATGACGCGCTCCAGTGCACGAACCGGCGGCCCACGGCGGCCAGTACCAGGTCGACGGCCACTCCGAGCAGTCCGAGCACGAGCAGCCCCGCGAACATCCGGTCCACCCGCAGGAACTGGCCGTCCACCTGGAGCCGGTACGCCAACCCGCTGTCCGCGCCGCCCAGTTCGGCCGCCACCAGCGCGAGCAGGGCCACCGAGGCCCCGTAGCGCAGCGCCGCGAGCAGGGCGGGAGCGGCGGCGGGCAGCAGCACCTCGGTGAACCGCCGGTGCAGCGGGGCCCCCAGTGACCGGGCCGCCCGCAGATGGGAGACCGGCACCCGGGACACCCCGTCGTGGACGTACAGCCAGACGGCGAGCAGCACGGCGTAGGCGATGAGCAGCCGCTTGGCACTCTCGCCGATACCGAACCAGGCGGTGGCGAGCGGGACCAGCGCGATGGCCGGGATCGGCCGCAGGAAGGAGACCAGCGGGGTCACGGCGGCGGACACCGCCGGCAGGTAGCCGGTGGTGAAGCCGAGCGCGCTGCCGATGACGGCGCCCAGCGCGAAGCCCTGTCCGGCCCGGGTCAGGCTGGCGCCGAGGTCGGCGGCCAGGGCGCCGCTGCGGGCGCTGTCCGCCAGGGCGGCCGCGGTCCGGCCGGGTGTGGGCAGCAGTCCCGGTGCCACGCTGCCGGAGCGGGCCAGCAGGTACCAGAGGGCGAGGACGACGCCGGCCGTGCCCAGGGCCGGGCCGAGCCCGGCGAGGCCTCGGCCGGGGGGTGAGGGGGTGGCGTGCACGGGGCGGCTCCTCGTTCGTTCCGGATGTCTGCTCCGGACCCGTTGATAAGTGAGGTCAATAATTGCCACGCTTATGAAGGGAGTGTTGCGGCAGTGCGAAACCTGCCGCGGCCCTCCGGCGCCGCATGCGCGATGAGGTACGTTCACCTGCGTGTCTCGCCCCGAACCCACGCCCGAAGCGATCGAGGTCGGACGGGTGATCCGCGGCTGCCGCAAACAGCGCGGCGTCTCCATGGCCGTGCTCGCCACCCGATCGGGCCTCTCCCAGCCCTTCCTCAGCCAGCTGGAACGCGGACTCGCCACGCCCAGCCTCAGCTCGATCTACCGGATCGCCGAGGCCCTGGACGTCACCCCGGGCACCTTCCTGCGGCCGCCCGGCCGGCCCGGCGCCGTCACCCACGAGAGCGACCCCCAGGTGATCCGGGTCGACGAGACCGCGGGGCAGATCGCCCGGGTCCTCATCCCCGGCGGGCGCAGCACCCTGATGGAGGCCTACGAGCACCACTTCGAGCCCGGCAGGGGCGAGCGCGGCTGGTTCGAGCACCCCGGCGAGGACTTCCTCTACGTCCTGGAGGGCGAGATCGTGCTGGAGGTCGAGGGCGAGGAACCGCTGACCCTGCGCGCCGGCCAGAGCGCCCACCACCGGGGCGAAGTCCCGCACCGCTGCCGCCTGTCGGGCCCGGCCGCCGCACGCACCCTCCTCGTCATCGCGAACGCCTGACCCCGAGGGACCAACCCCCGTTCCGCCCCTCGGAGCCGGCCGTCTCCCGCAGCCGGCCGATCGCCGCCAGCCGCGCCCCGACGTCCAGGTCCCACAGCCGCACGGTGCCGTCCGTACTGCTGCTCGCCACCGTCCGCCCGTCCGGAGCGAACACGACGCCCCACACCGCATTCGCATGACCGGACAGCGCGGCCACCGTCCGGCGCCCCGCCACGTCCCACAACCGGACCGTACGGTCGTTGCCGCTGCTCGCCAGCGTCCGGCCGTCGGGGGAGAAGGCGATCCCGCGCGCCGAACCGGTGTGCCCGGACAGCGCCGCCTCGAAGCGGTGCCGCCGCGCGTCCCACAGCCGTACCGTCCCGTCGTTGCCGCTGCTCGCCAGCGTCCTCCCGTCCGGGCTGAAGGCCACACCGCGCACCGCACCCCGGTGGCCGGTGAGCACGGCCAGCGGCC encodes:
- a CDS encoding ABC transporter ATP-binding protein: MSLEVRLEGLSAGYGSAAPVLERTDLEFPAGSFTALLGPSGCGKSTVLNLVAGFVRPTAGRVTAGSEPVRGPGPERGVVFQHYALFPWRTARGNVEFALKRLGLPRAERRRRALAALAEVGLADGAQKYPAQLSGGMQQRVALARALAAEPEVLLMDEPFGALDALTRTRMQSLLRELWQRRGTTVLFVTHDIDEALALAGRVIVLGGSPGRVLADHAVPAGAPDPDLRSLIARHLGSE
- a CDS encoding ABC transporter permease, whose translation is MHATPSPPGRGLAGLGPALGTAGVVLALWYLLARSGSVAPGLLPTPGRTAAALADSARSGALAADLGASLTRAGQGFALGAVIGSALGFTTGYLPAVSAAVTPLVSFLRPIPAIALVPLATAWFGIGESAKRLLIAYAVLLAVWLYVHDGVSRVPVSHLRAARSLGAPLHRRFTEVLLPAAAPALLAALRYGASVALLALVAAELGGADSGLAYRLQVDGQFLRVDRMFAGLLVLGLLGVAVDLVLAAVGRRFVHWSAS
- a CDS encoding helix-turn-helix domain-containing protein; this translates as MSRPEPTPEAIEVGRVIRGCRKQRGVSMAVLATRSGLSQPFLSQLERGLATPSLSSIYRIAEALDVTPGTFLRPPGRPGAVTHESDPQVIRVDETAGQIARVLIPGGRSTLMEAYEHHFEPGRGERGWFEHPGEDFLYVLEGEIVLEVEGEEPLTLRAGQSAHHRGEVPHRCRLSGPAAARTLLVIANA